Within the Drosophila melanogaster chromosome 3R genome, the region tcCATTTTCAAAGCAATAAGAGTGTGTTAATTGCTATATTGGGTGAATAGAAGAGTCTAATAAATCAACATTTGACTACCacaagcataaaaataattatgctTTAGTAATTAATCGTTTATTCGCTGATAGCTTAGGCATTATCGAAATTAGTTGTGATTTATTGTGTTCAATGTTGTGGGAATAATGTGATGAATGCAAAATGCTGTGAGTACATTAAATATACTGTCtaataatatacaaaatatgCATTAAATATTATCACCAATAATATTTCTGattgaaatatgaaaactgtacCAATTGCACTAACAGTAATAAAACCCATCGCCATTTTCCATATGCGTAATCCTCTTTAAAGAAAATAGTTGGGGCATATAGCCTGGTGTTCTGCGGATCGAGTACAACAATAACTTTGGCAAATACGCAGGCCAGCAGGCAACTTCAGTTGGACCTCCattgtgcgagtgtgtgtgtgtgtgtgattgtttGCTGGCCAATGGACCGACGtgacgtatacgtaatatttcatttcatttgtacAACGCACATACATACGCTCATACAGCGGgcagtgcgtgtgtgtgtgtgtatgtttgcaCTGCGCTCACCGTTGGCCTGGCAATGAAGGACACACATACCCATACGCAGAGGGATCCTGCACACTACACTATATggtttatacatacatatacgtgTGGAGAAAAGGATGGATAGGGGCTGGAGGAGCGACTTCGGCGACGCGTACACGTGCCTACATCGTTTGCACAAAGGTTCAACAccgttatttatttaattgcattcaatTTGCGGTTAATTGTTAAACAATGGCCAACAATGACTGTGCTCAGCCTTTGACTGAGTTCGTTCGTTTTGCATTATGGGCGGCCGAGCGGGCCAGAatgagggggcgtggcgccGTGGTAGCTTGGCCAGTTGGCCGAGTGTGTCGAGTGCGCTGAGTGTGTTTGTTATGCAAACAAGTACAAGTGCGGTTTTAATTGAACTCAAGTGAGGCTGAGCTCTGAATGGCCGCTCGATTTTTACATGAATGCGGGCAAGTGTGAAGTGGAGAGAAAGCGAAGAGAAAGTGGGATGAAAACTTGCGTGGCGCGGCCTAATGAGAGGGGTCGgtccaaatatttgcacaaataaaatgtaattagcTTTTAAGCCAGCCAACAGGCAGTTTAAACAGTACAGGGCGGCCATAAAGCACACCAATTTGTTTGCGCCAGTCCAAATATCTATgtccatacatatatatctgaTTTTATGGCCCAGCTGCAGTGACAAATTGCAGGACAAACTGCCTTtggaaaaaagtaaaataaataacaatcgGCTGCCGGTTCATGGCCATCCAGCCACTGCGAAAGTGCGCTTATTACCATTTACCGCATGGCAGCGAAATTAGCGGGCATAAACCGAAACCATTGTTATCgcaccgccgccgccgaccATCAACATTTGCATGCGAATTGGAAATAGAGTAACTGCGGACTCCATTGGGCCCTAATCGGTCAAGTGTGGGcgggcggcggcagcggcagttAGCATCCAATTAAAATGCGGCTAAAGTGCATCAATGTAAATACTGCAGATCCTGCGTCCTGCCCACTGCCGTGTGCACAttcaaaattcaaacaaaaaccaTAATCGCTTTGGCAGGGATTACAACACACAGGAACATGCTATGGATCCAGCTTTCGATTGCGATTCCCATTCCGATTTCGATGCACCATGCTCCTGGCCAAAAGCGACCTACTGGCTGAGATTTCCGTAGGGCCGACCGACTGACCATCCAAATCCGTATCGATTCACCCCGCCGCCTCCTGCGGTCGTGTGCAACATGCGAATTATTTTTACGTTTATcgcaaattcaattcaattgcgataataataaaatttattcgcAGCAATTTGTTTCTCTGTTTGCTAAGCGAGAATTCAGCAATATAGTGGCTGGCCGACAGCGAATTATAATCATGTGCTTGACTGGCTCGGCTTGgctaaaattgaaattatataaTCACATACACCAGTGGCCATACAAGTATGCACACCGATTCCATCACAAGTATGGCTGCCATTTGAATGGCCAACAAAGGGGCTCTTTATCAAGGGTATAGACAAAAAAAAGCTTCTAGTCTGTGGGCCAATGTCACTAGCACCCAAATATGTCCCATTAAGGGCACCTCAACACGTGTCCTTCTTTTTCAATGGAAGGAACCTTGAAGGCGACCACTTATTGTCGTCAAAAGGACAAAATGACACGTTTTGAAGGCACatactatttattttatgtacacacacacagatttTATTACAGCTACAACTACAACTCATTTTCTAAAATAACGACAATAATTACATTAAATTATTGTGATTAAATGAAGTTGAATTTACATTAACTTATTCTATGTTCAAAATGAACtttcaaataatatttgcaaacttttaATCATAGGATACCGGCAAGTCTAAACCTTCATTTTGTGCCACCAATATACTGTGTGTTTATCGTTTTGTGTACCTCTAAGCatctttttttatgttttatgccGCCCGCTGGCTATTTGTGCGCCAAATGCATTTGTATCGATATGCCGctcatataaaataaatttaatagatACTTGTGAAATCGCCAGTGCAAATAGTGCTGCGATGCAGCAGTTCTGTGTTGGGGAAGTTGCAGCACAGTGGAATGCCGCCGCTAAAACAAACATCCGAGTCATCAGCCGGAAATGGGATACACGCTCGGTCCTTGTCTGGCCTTCCTTCCGTACTTGCCAGCTCCTCCTCTGACCTCTCAACCCAGAAACTTGAATCCTGATCCCCAATACCAACAGATTCGCTATGGCAATAAATCCCCCAAGGAAGTGGGTGGCACAATAGCAGAAAAACTCATGAAGTGGCAAAGAGTTGCGATtgtgtaaacaaatatattagGAAGAAGTCAGAGGTGTAGATGGAAAGGGGCtcttaaattgaaatcattcgatgaaaataaaatatagttatAGCTTTAAGTATTTCCCAGAAGTAGCTTATGTTTTACTTGTTTTAAAGCAAAACTTTAATTGGgtttccttttggccatgcTGCATGCCACGTAGAGAAACGAATGTTTATAGcactaattttatttgttaaactaacaaaagcagcagcaacgacgACGAGCTGGGCAAATAAATGTGTCTCAGAAACGATTGAGCGCACAGAGACAGTCATATAAACAGAGGGACATAAAACTCATACGACATGTGGGCCGGCAGGCACTTGGCAATGCGTGAGCGTGAGAACATGGCACTTCATTCACGCCCCGGAAATGCCCCACCCACTAGCTACGTACCATCCAGCTCTTTCTCCAGTGTAAAACTCCGTACGGACAGCAGTTGAACCGAAAGCCAAAGACAAAGAGGAGCCGAAACAAAAAGCCCGGTCTACAGTTGCGCCTGCCGAACAATTTATACGACTATTTGAAGTTGGAGGACTGAGTAAATGCTGCCTAAGTGTGCGTAAATCTATAAGGACACCCAGTCGTCCCAGTCGTCAGGACCTACGGAGGAGCTGGAGAACCCATCGAAGGATTTCGGCTGTCTCCATTGTCACCCGGCCACCACTCGTTCTTTCTCCCAACCTCCAAAGTGTTAACACATCGTTGCCATCCCCCCAACATCCCGAACTCGTCACGATTTCGTCCCGTTCTccagtttgtttttatgttgtaaaccattttcatttgtttttcgtCGCTCTCCACTCCTTTTGCGTCTTGGGCGATTGAGATATTCCCTTCTGTTTGACTTCAAAATTGATAGTTTTAGCCAGATTATGATCTGTTTATTGTGCAAAGTGCTGTGAACCGGGGATTGGGCGGCAATTAAGTCGCCTTGTGCGGCGAATGTGAATGTAAAATGTGTTTCCGTTGATAGCTGAGATAGAGGCGCCGTTTAGGCGTTGTCCTTCGTGTTTGATCGACTGATAGATAGAGTGGCAATGTCCTTAACTTAATTTACTCCTGAGAAGAAAGACAGGAAGATAGGGAGCCACCTCAAGCAGCGTGAACAACAAGAACTGAACTTATTTCCGGCGGAAGTATCAGTATTCGGCAATTTCCGGCCTGCCCTTGGCTTTCATTCTTTGCTCCCTCGCTACGAAACTTTCGCCGGCAATAAATGTTAATACATATTAAGCGATATCCCATCCAGTCAATGAGTGGACCAAGTTCGAACTTCGGCACGTCCATGCCGAATCAATTTATCGAGTCAAAGTGTAATTAATGCCACTGCGGCAGGACAATCGGCCAGAACTAGACTCAACTACTCGGCGCATCCGTCGAATTGCCGGAATGGCTCAATTGTCAGACTCCATAGCACTTCCATTAGCCGCTGCCTTCATTAGGGCCTGGccataatcatcatcatcaataaTCTGGCTCTGAAAACACatcacaaattaattttgacAGCTCTTGCCAGCTATTAATATCAATTATTCAAATAGTTCGGCAACCAGCTGACGAACTTCAAGGCAATGCCCCCCACATTACCAATAAGCTGATTCATTACTGTCCGTTGGTTATGTCATCAGAGTGCTCCTTTTGTTACTTTTTCGCCTATCGAAGATGCAGACGCTTTGTTTTCAATAATGAGCAACATCTGATGCGTTTAAAATGTTGGCCATGTTCTTTGGTAGCCTAGGTTTGCTCTCAAAGACTTGTGGCTCTAGGGCCCAGACGATAGCAATGTTCACAAAAGTATAACATTGCACCAGAAGGCTCTTTGTATATACCATAATATGCCATAAAGGATGCAGAGAAACTAAATGATTTAGAACAGAAAGCAAGACCATACTTGCTGTGGGTTGTGTTTCCTACATTTGTCAAAGAGCATTTCAAACAAACTCTTATCAATTGAATCCACTTAAAGAACAATTTACAAATCACTCGCTTATTGACATTATCATTGAAAATTCGTTTCGATTTTCAATCGTGCTTCCTGCCCCGTTCATTTTCTATGATACCAAAATAGCAGATTGGTTGACCCTCCGCTTTTCACATGGCAGCTCAAAATTATGCGTGCACATGTATGAAATACCGAATTgactaatatttatttatacaattttgcGGTTCACAGAATGCAGATAATTCAATTCCAGTGTCAAATTTGCCAAAATGTGCGTGTGGCTGGCTCAGCCCACCGCTCACCTcaaatgcaattcaatttggcGATAAACCAATTTAAAGCCGACCAAAAATGAACGAAAAACTGTATGGAATTAAATGTACACATACTCACACTCGCATATtccactgtgtgtgtgtgtgtgtgtggatgcgGGTAGTCTGTTTATCTCTCAGTCGCGGCTTCGGGGTCAGAGGTTATCGAGTGGCGACCGTCGACCGAAGCTTTGGAAACCGTGCAAACTGTTGGTAGTCGAACGTCTATCGCAGTGCCAACAAGTCGGCGATGAAGCGGTTTCTTGTGGCCTTATTGGCCGCTCTGCTGGTAGCCGCCGTCCAGGGCGGAATTCTGGGCAGAATTTTCCACAGGGAGTCCACCTCCACAACAACCAGCACAACTACGACGACCACAGAGGAGCCCCGCCGACCCTTCtacatcaacaacaatattCCCGAAATCCCGAAGGACTGTGTGGCGCAGTTCAAGTGCAAAAAGAAGCTGGCGAATGTTCAGGCTCCAAAACCGTGTGTGAAATACTGCCTGCACAGGATCACCTGTCCCAATAACCAGACCAGTCCCGTTCAGCCCAACCAGTGTGTCGATCTCGACGAGCAACAGGTGCTGGCCGTCCACGAGGCAAACACGGAGCCTCCGGTCGCCGGCCAAACCACCACCGAGAAGACCATGATGGTGGCCATGATCGACTTCCCCTGCCAGCCCGGCTATCTGCCCGACCATCGTGGTCGCTGTCGGGAAATCTGGTGATTCGATGGCTTCGTGACACGTGTTTACTGCATAATTATACCTGTGgaattttcgtttttatatACATGCCTGCTCCCAATAATCACAATAAAACCCAAACGAACGGCTTTTGCCCAAAGATCGAACACAGTGAACAATTTGATAAGTGTTTCGGGTGTAAATACCACCAATCTGCcagtcacaacaaatggctgCGGTTTGTGACTAGTGATTGTGTTATCAGTGAgttgaaaacatttcaaatcaAACTGGTATTTTCATATATACTAGTGAAAAAAGTGTGGACTCAAAACAATGCACTCGCTGTTGGCAAGAATAAAAAGagttttggccatttttaaaataataaataaatagataaataATTAACAACTTACATGCCCTAACTCTATTTCGTTTGCTGTTTAGACCAGCTGCTTATAACCTctagaaataaattaaaatttctttaattgttttttgaacatatttttgtaAGTGCATTCTCCGCCGTGAGTGGTCACTGTTCGGGAATAATACTTTTGCTGTCCCGACACGCCAAGTGTCAAACACACCTCCTTTGGTTGGTTGGGAATCGGTGGACTCAGACATGAGTGGCGGAATTAGGGACTGAATGAAGTGGGGGTGGGGGGGCTTACCTCCAAATGGGCGGGGCACTGGGCGGAGTCGTGGCAGTCAACAATTTTGTCTAATTACAACGGGAGAAACGAGCAGCCAGCGACAAGCCATAAAAAATATGCCATTTGCACGAAAATAACTGTGATGTGCTGTGACCTGTAGCCCCCGCCATTGATAGCCTCCAGCAAACAGGATAAGGAGGACGAGGTCCTGGATTGAAGGAGGAGTTGCCGAAAAAGCCAAAGCCACAGATATAGCTAACAAATGGCTTAATTCCAGCCAGCAGCTTGAATGCTCGGAATGCCGAGCGATAAAAAGTACATGtattaaaattaacaaaacaacaaGACGCAGACAAGAGACGCCTTCTTTTTTGGCCCATTTGGATGGGTGAAGGTGGTGGATTTGTGTAGGTTTTGAAGCCTACTTCCATCACGTGATTGACGCACATTTCGAGCCCAGAGAATACAACTGCTAATTCGACGCACCCAACTATGGGGATCAAGGAGGAGGATTTGGAATGGGGCTGGTGGAAATTTTATGTGTCTTCGTCATGTTAATTGTTTTCCTTTGTTCGTGGGCATTGTGGACTGCTTTTTGCCGCCACAACCATTgctttagctttagcttttgCTTTGTTGTAAGCCATAATTTGCGCGCTTATAACTCAAAAGTTTCGCCGTCAAGCCAAACGCAACTAACTTTATTAACTGAAGGAGCGCGCGCCTTAGCCAGGTTTTGACTTCATTTGTGCCCcattctttttgttttcttgatTTCCGTTTCCGAGCGTCGGTTTAGCAGGAGGACGCAACTTTCTTTGGCTTGTTTTTATGGTAATCGGCGCATAACAAAAaccacaccaccaccacaacaacgcACCACACCGCCCCACCCACCTGTGTGTCTTGGTGGTACGGTTGGCGGTGGCATGGTATTTGGAAATTAAACTGCGCATAGTCCTTAAAATTTTATAACTTAATTTCTCTTGGTCTGGCATTTTTGTGaactttttgatttgatttcgtttGGCACTCGCACAACTCCTTTTTCGCCATATCGGTTGGCTGTCTGTGGGTGGTTggtttggattggattggctTGGTTTGGATTTGGGTGGCTTTTCAGGTGGCTTTCTGGGTGGGTAAGGCAGTGACGTGCCTGGCGTTCTTTTCCAGCCCGGAATTCGGCATGCGAATTAGAATAATAAACTGTTGGAATTTATTTGGCGCAGGAAAATGCTTTGGCTGCGCTGATAAGGTTGATCTATGGCCGGTGGCATTTCAATGGCCGCGATAAGAGCAATGAGTTTTGAAGGATTATGCCGGTGGCAGCATAATTGATGTGATGCGAACATAACTCAATTGTGGCGTAATTGCGGCCCTCGAATCTGGCTTTTCCGCCAGTTACGCACTCCATTATTTGTATAGCCCTTAGCCGGCCAACCGATGCTCTATCCCACTGGCATTTTACCCTAGTTATACAAACGTAAAAATGCCAGCTTTTGCAGCTGCTTTCATTATGCTAATTGCACGGACATCAACTGCGGAAACAATGCAACTAATAACAGAAAGCAGGGGCAATCGGTGCAGCAAAAGAGCGGAAAAGCGAACAGGTATATACATAGGTACACAGGTTGGCAGGTACGGAGGTGAACTAGGGAAGAAACCAAagaattttcattaaaattttcatttagttgCGCAATTATTTTTGTGCAGCCATTTTAATAACACTAATTTACCTTCAATTCCCAACTCTTTTTCGAGTCACACAAAGGCCACCGATGATGAAAGAGATGGTGAATCGCATggtgaatgcgaatgcgaaagAGACGGGGACATACGGTTATAAATATGCGCAGCTGCAggataataaaaatgataagtttttctctctctctctttcacttTCTGTCGTTTTTGCCGTCTTTTAATTTCATTCCTTTCAGCATTCACTCAACCGGCCACAGCTGAAGCTCAGCTattacactgggaaaaatgtagatacttctttaaatttatataatttataccATTGAGACTCAACTACAATTGTGTCATGGAATATGCTATCCGAGAATCATATCCTTTGAGAGAATATTTGTTTGATCGGTTTTAGAAGCATAGTTGGTTCGATAAATTCCAAAAAATATTCTACATTTCCCTCACTGCTTCGATTCGAAATTGGTCACAATTTGGGGAAAaaaattttctcttttttcccGGTACCATCGGTTGTCATGcgaccgcagcagcagcaactagaACCAAAAGCTTCAAAGGCGGCCAGAACATCAAGTTCATTCTAAGCCGTTTGCATTGCAAATTCTGCATCGCCTGGCGAAAAAGGGGGACAACTCGATGCTGGTTGGCCCCACAAtcacttttcaattaaatggcaTTCTTTCCTCTTTGCcattattttgtgttttttttttgctttagcCATGGCTCTAGCTTTTTCAACCAGCTCGGAGCCAAATGATTCTGCCACAAAAGCAAAAGGCGTTAAAATGCGTTAAGGGGtgaaaaaggggaaaaaggGGACAACTCTGCTTTGAAAATAACGATATCAATTTGGGTCCATTTATTTACTTGACCAACTCGACGAGTGAACGCCTTAATCGGCCTCTATTCGCATTAACATTCTGTTCAATTGTCAATCATTAATACGGATTGTCATCGACATGTCACAAAAACTCGCAACAGATTGACACGAAGTACCATTTAAATCCACccaaattaattataaaaccAATTAGCAAGGGCTCGGTGCTCGGGATTAACACAGATCCTGTCATAATTAGGTGCCGAAAAGCTTTTCTTATTTGCAGCGAcaggaaaaacaataaaatcccAGTCGGCCAAGTTGCCCATTTGGGGGCATTAGTCCTGCGGGATTAGGGCCAAACTTTGTTAATTCGCCGAAATTTAAGGGCCCGGCCCCGTACAAGTAAGCAAATAACTGGGAATTTCCGAACCATAAAAAAAGGTGCGCTTCGCATCGAATTGGGAatgaattgaaaaaaatttgaaaCCTTCGAGCAAAATATGTTGCTAACTTTTCGCATTTACTTTTATTTGAACAGCGTAATACCTAAGTACACGTAAGTATAAGTACGAATGAAATGGCTACATAAGTACGGCATGGATTAAAAGTTTCGGCTCCAGATCAACCTGAAGCTATGTCCCCTTCGAGGAATTGGTGCTGCCCAGCGTGGGGGCGATGGGCGTGGTTGGAGAGTCAACCGCCTCCACTGCATCTCCATGTTTGAGCCAATATGGCGCCAACCGCAGCATGAGAATGGCGCCCAGCGGGGCGGTGAATATAATCGCCAGCACCGAGATGATGAGCAAATTCCCGGCCAGCGCAAGCTGTTCCGGACTGGCCACGCTGGCAGCACGTGCCATGTCCAAAGCCACTGGACCCAAGGCGGCCTAAGGGGAaaagagagacagagagagagggTTAGCTGGGGCTCATATTAAGCAGCGGCCACcgctgcgtatgagtgatatgTGATTTGCAGCGGGGTCAGATTAAATGCAGTTTGCtgtgcaattttaattaaatcagtACGAAAAAGGTGGACACTGAAATATGCACCGCATATTAGGGCAAAGTTAGACGGACGCACACATGTGACCGCCGtcctggtttttttttttggttgtctTCCTCTGGATTTTTTGGACGAAGTAAGTAAGCCAGCGtaacatttaaatttctgTAAACCACAGACGCACACTCGCCTGCTCAGGCgacataaacaaaatgttcGCTTGCGGTTAAACTGCAAACAAAAGGCTGGCATGCCAACTGCAgccgcaggagcaggagcatgAGCAGGTCCTGCGATGACTCTGACTCTGACTCTGTCTCTGGCCAAGAGAACATGACCTGCAAATACGTGTATAACTTAAGCATGGGGAAAACACCAGGCCAGAACAACCAGAGCGGCCAGGACGACCAGGACAAGCAGGACAACCAGGACGATGGTCAGTCTGCTCGTGGCAAGCGAGTGAAATGGCCGGCAATGAAATAAAAAGCGCCACCAGGCCGGGAGACAacgaatggaaaatgggaaatgaaaACGGGCTGGTAGGGTAAAAGGGGACTCGGATTGGGAatggggaatgggaatgggaaccGCAGCAACATGACACGCGGAACGGGAAACTTACTTGGACAGTTGCTTTGGGAAAACCGGAAATTGTAATGTAGGCACGTTCCTTTCTCGACAGATTTCCGCCATATGTGgataaatatgcaaaagcCAGGCGAAACTgaaaacaagaacaagaaaGTGGTCATCTCTAGATGTTTTTCTCCCtccgtttctttttttttgcattttctgtGTGCTTGCAGGTAACATTTGCATTGCGGTCCCggaacattttcatttcagttcACCCACCACACCCAACCGGAATCTCCACTTGGTCGCCATTCCGACCAGAATGGATATGAATGGATGGGGTGCCCAACACCGCGGGGACCGTGCAGTATTCCCCGCACCAACTGGTCGGAGGGCcagaaagaaattaaataagtgGCCGGAGCAAGCATTTGTTGCACCACCAGCCACGCCTCCAGCGACCATTTTAATTACCAAACTTCCGACGAGCACCAACAATGCGCCATAACCGATTACATGGCCCTGCAGCACgttgaaattaatttccttGCCAATGAGCGCAAACGAGACGGGCTTGAGGAACTTCCACATGAGGTCCAGTCGCTTGGGCACACTCGCCTGCAAGGAGAATCAATAGGTTGTTATTAGATCGTGGCCCAATTCATTATGTTTTCTAAAAGCTAAAAGACGTCCATCCCTACTTCCCGGGAAAGCAAGCCAATCGGCTTACAAGGCGCTTCCTCGGAACTCAAGACTCAAGTGCAAGTGCGGAGTGAAAAAAGACCTCCCTGGACAGCAACTGGGTTAAAAGTTTAAGGCAAAGGTAAATGAAAGGAGGATGTTAAAAACAAGGATGCAAAAAACACATGCTCGAAACAAATCGAGAGCCGGCAGTCAACTCTGACATGGGACAAGGACGTGATGTCACAAATTACCTAGCAGAAATCCCGAACATACAGGCGCTTTTTACAGCTGCAGCGGTACAGACATAAAAAATGGCACTATTGCCAGGGAACATTTTTCTTGACCCGAAAGCAAAGAAAGCAGCAAAAGAGCGACTGTAGCTCCAATACCCCAAAAAGCACTCAGAAACGCAAAAGTGGCGGCAAAGCCAAAGTCTCCAGCTCAGAGACTTGGTTTCGATTGGACTTGGTTTCGATTCTGGACAGAGAAAGAAATTATAAGTGAGTTATAGTATTAACTTGGAGATTTTGAATGAAAGCCCATATTCAATCCTATATTATTCTGCATTAAATCACCATCATTATTCATTATACCATTTTCGTCCAAGATGGCCCACAAATAATGCCCAGTGCAAAGGATACTCACAATTTGCTGGGCCTGCAGCTGCTGGGGCGTCAGTCTGGTCTCCTCCCGTCGCCAGCCAATCCTCGCAATAAAGGCGGTCGTTACACAACCCAGGGCTCCGGCCGACGTATAACCGATGACGCGGCTGCCCATCACGGCGATGGTTCCGCCCAAGATGGTGAGTACGAAGCGGAGGCCATTTGCGTACGTCTGCAAAGATGTGGGATGTGCGGAAACAAGGACAGATATGAAGGGAGTGAATGGCAAAACAGGTAGGTAAGTTAGGCGGGCTGAGTGGAGAAAAAATGACGAAATCACTTTACAAAACTCTGATGGA harbors:
- the Gbp3 gene encoding Growth-blocking peptide 3, isoform A yields the protein MKRFLVALLAALLVAAVQGGILGRIFHRESTSTTTSTTTTTTEEPRRPFYINNNIPEIPKDCVAQFKCKKKLANVQAPKPCVKYCLHRITCPNNQTSPVQPNQCVDLDEQQVLAVHEANTEPPVAGQTTTEKTMMVAMIDFPCQPGYLPDHRGRCREIW